The following proteins are co-located in the Streptomyces sp. DT2A-34 genome:
- a CDS encoding DUF488 domain-containing protein, with protein MSIRVRRVYEPPEPEDGVRVLVDRLWPRGLSKDAARVDEWPKGLTPSTELRRWYHAGERSYEEFAERYEAELAAPEASELVDRVRELASKGEVTLLTSSKSPEQSHAAVLARLLQA; from the coding sequence GTGAGCATTCGCGTCCGCCGCGTGTACGAACCGCCCGAGCCGGAGGACGGCGTGCGGGTCCTCGTCGACCGGCTGTGGCCGCGCGGTCTGTCGAAGGACGCGGCCCGCGTGGACGAGTGGCCCAAGGGGCTCACCCCGTCGACGGAGCTGCGCCGCTGGTATCACGCGGGCGAGCGGTCGTACGAGGAGTTCGCCGAGCGGTACGAGGCGGAGCTCGCCGCACCCGAGGCGTCCGAACTCGTCGATCGTGTACGGGAGTTGGCGAGCAAGGGCGAGGTGACCCTGCTGACCTCGTCGAAGTCCCCCGAGCAGAGTCACGCCGCCGTGCTGGCCCGCCTCCTCCAGGCGTGA